A DNA window from Coffea arabica cultivar ET-39 chromosome 6c, Coffea Arabica ET-39 HiFi, whole genome shotgun sequence contains the following coding sequences:
- the LOC113691675 gene encoding uncharacterized protein isoform X1, producing the protein MAASLRKLIPFLHCTQSCRIFDSGLRECVRGGNFCRYYVTNVMSSKERLLKLEEVENQVKTANDQISEDEIEKIRREFNGAKQRFLKVPDAVKQMPKMNPEGIYVNKNLRLDNIQVYGFDYDYTLAHYSGNVQSLIYNLAKEHLVNEFKYPESCLDFKYDHSFPIRGLYYDKSKGCLMKLDFFGSIEPDGCYYGRRKLSQQEIEQIYGTKYIGRDQAQRLVCLMDFFCFSEACLIADIVQHFVDAKLEFDACYVYEDVNRAIQHVHLSGLVHRRILSDPHRYLVKNGQLLCFLRMLREKGKKLFLLTNSPYFFVDGGMRFLLQESLGQQDSWRELFDVVIAKANKPEFYTSEHPFRCYDVEKDTVAFSKVDAFLPNKIYYHGCLKSFLQITQWKGPEVIYYGDHLFSDLRGPSKAGWHTAAIIHELGNEIRIQNDDNYRFEQAKFHIIQELLGKLHATVANNQRSEAYRSLLVELNEERQKARYTMKSMFNSSFGATFLNDSGQESSFAYNIHQYADVYTSKPENFLFYPPDAWLHVPYDIKIMPHHVKVASSLFKT; encoded by the exons ATGGCAGCTTCTCTCCGCAAGCTAATTCCTTTCCTGCACTGTACTCAG AGTTGCAGGATTTTCGATTCCGGACTTCGAGAAT GTGTCAGAGGAGGCAATTTTTGTAGGTATTATGTGACGAATGTAATGTCGTCAAAGGAGAGATTGCTGAAATTAGAAGAGGTAGAAAATCAAGTGAAAACTGCAAATGATCAGATTTCCGAGGACGAAATAGAGAAAATTAGGCGCGAATTCAATGGTGCCAAACAGAGGTTTCTCAAAGTTCCTGATGCAGTGAAGCAAATGCCCAAAATGAATCCTGAAG GTATATATGTAAATAAGAACCTGAGACTGGACAATATACAAGTTTATGGATTTGATTACGACTATACTTTGGCGCATTACTCTGGTAATGTGCAGAGTTTGATATACAACCTTGCCAAAGAGCACTTAGTCAATGAG TTCAAGTATCCAGAGAGTTGCTTGGACTTTAAATATGATCATTCATTTCCGATTAGAGGCTTATACTATGACAAGTCGAAGGGGTGTCTAATGAAGTTGgatttttttgggtcaattgaGCCTGATGGATGCTACTATGGCAGGCGCAAG CTGAGCCAACAGGAAATAGAACAAATTTATGGTACCAAATATATTGGCCGTGATCAAGCACAAAGACTCGTCTGCTTGATGGATTTCTTCTGCTTTAGTGAG GCATGCCTTATTGCTGATATTGTGCAACACTTTGTTGACGCAAAACTGGAATTTGATGCTTGTTATGTCTATGAAGATGTAAATCGGGCCATTCAGCATGTTCACCTCAGTGGCTTGGTTCATAGGAGAATCCTTTCTGATCCCCATCGGTACCTTGTCAAGAAT GGTCAGTTATTGTGCTTTCTAAGGATGCTTAGGGAGAAAGGGAAGAAACTTTTCTTGTTGACAAACTCCCCTTATTTCTTCGTTGATGGTGGAATGCGGTTTTTGTTGCAG GAGTCACTGGGTCAACAAGATTCCTGGAGGGAGCTTTTTGATGTCGTGATTGCTAAAGCTAACAAGCCAGAGTTCTATACTTCAGAACATCCATTTCG CTGTTATGATGTTGAAAAGGACACCGTGGCTTTTTCGAAGGTGGATGCTTTTCTTCCTAATAAAATATATTACCATGGATGCCTCAAATCATTCTTGCAAATTACGCAATGGAAAGGTCCAGAG GTTATATACTATGGGGACCATCTATTCAGTGACCTAAGAGGGCCGTCAAAGGCTGGATGGCATACTGCTGCAATTATCCATGAATTGGGG AATGAGATACGGATACAGAATGATGACAACTACCGTTTTGAACAG GCCAAATTTCATATAATACAAGAACTTCTTGGTAAGTTGCACGCTACTGTTGCCAACAATCAGAGAAGTGAAGCATACAGATCACTGCTGGTAGAGCTAAATGAAGAGAGACAGAAGGCACGCTATACAATGAAAAGCATGTTTAATAGTTCGTTTGGTGCGACTTTCCTTAATGACTCTGGTCAAGAATCTTCTTTTGCTTACAACATCCATCAGTATGCAGATGTGTATACCAGTAAACCTGAGAACTTTTTATTCTATCCACCTGACGCGTGGCTTCATGTACCTTATGATATTAAGATCATGCCACACCATGTGAAG GTCGCATCAAGCTTGTTCAAGACTTAA
- the LOC113691794 gene encoding cinnamoyl-CoA reductase-like SNL6 isoform X1, with product MREVEVMASKDHEKAVCVLDASTYVGFWVVKKLLLKGYMVHAALQNSGDEVVMKKIVELEKTEERLTAFTVDVLDYHSVLEALKGCCAMFCCLDIADGYDEKDVDYEVRGAINVVEACAQTDTIEKIVFSSSLTAAIWRENICSQKDVDERTWSDQEFCREKKLWYALAKTLSEKAAWALAMDRMLNMVSVNAGLVLGPGVVQLNPRVTMAYLQGTAQMYENGVLAFVDVNFLADVHIRAFEDKSTTGRYLCFNQIVNTEEEAVKLAESLSPLISLPPRYKFQEGEVEECAERLRNNKLNKLVEGTAACC from the exons atgagggaagTAGAAGTTATGGCATCAAAAGATCATGAGAAGGCAGTTTGTGTTCTTGATGCATCCACCTACGTGGGCTTTTGGGTAGTCAAGAAGCTGTTGCTTAAAGGTTATATGGTTCATGCAGCTCTTCAGAACAGTG GAGATGAAGTCGTGATGAAGAAAATAGTGGAATTGGAAAAGACAGAGGAGAGATTAACTGCTTTTACTGTGGATGTGTTGGATTACCATAGCGTGCTTGAAGCTTTGAAGGGCTGTTGTGCTATGTTTTGTTGTCTAGATATTGCAGATGGTTACGAC GAGAAAGACGTTGATTATGAGGTAAGAGGTGCTATTAATGTGGTGGAGGCATGTGCGCAGACAGACACCATAGAGAAGATTGTGTTTAGTTCATCTTTAACTGCAGCAATATGGAGGGAGAACATATGCTCTCAAAAGGATGTAGATGAAAGGACATGGAGTGATCAAGAGTTTTGCAGGGAAAAGAAG TTGTGGTATGCCTTGGCTAAGACTCTCTCTGAGAAAGCTGCCTGGGCTTTGGCTATGGACCGAATGCTTAACATGGTATCCGTCAATGCGGGACTAGTTCTTGGTCCTGGAGTTGTGCAACTGAATCCTCGTGTGACAATGGCATATCTTCAAG GAACTGCACAAATGTATGAGAATGGAGTCCTAGCTTTTGTGGATGTTAATTTTCTTGCAGATGTTCACATAAGAGCTTTTGAAGATAAATCCACAACTGGCCGATACCTTTGCTTCAATCAAATTGTGAATACTGAGGAGGAAGCTGTCAAACTTGCAGAAAGCTTGAGTCCTTTAATATCCTTACCTCCTAG GTACAAATTTCAGGAGGGTGAAGTTGAAGAATGTGCAGAGAGGCTGCgaaataacaaattaaacaaacTAGTTGAGGGAACTGCTGCTTGCTGCTGA
- the LOC113691675 gene encoding uncharacterized protein isoform X2 → MDFNSQSCRIFDSGLRECVRGGNFCRYYVTNVMSSKERLLKLEEVENQVKTANDQISEDEIEKIRREFNGAKQRFLKVPDAVKQMPKMNPEGIYVNKNLRLDNIQVYGFDYDYTLAHYSGNVQSLIYNLAKEHLVNEFKYPESCLDFKYDHSFPIRGLYYDKSKGCLMKLDFFGSIEPDGCYYGRRKLSQQEIEQIYGTKYIGRDQAQRLVCLMDFFCFSEACLIADIVQHFVDAKLEFDACYVYEDVNRAIQHVHLSGLVHRRILSDPHRYLVKNGQLLCFLRMLREKGKKLFLLTNSPYFFVDGGMRFLLQESLGQQDSWRELFDVVIAKANKPEFYTSEHPFRCYDVEKDTVAFSKVDAFLPNKIYYHGCLKSFLQITQWKGPEVIYYGDHLFSDLRGPSKAGWHTAAIIHELGNEIRIQNDDNYRFEQAKFHIIQELLGKLHATVANNQRSEAYRSLLVELNEERQKARYTMKSMFNSSFGATFLNDSGQESSFAYNIHQYADVYTSKPENFLFYPPDAWLHVPYDIKIMPHHVKVASSLFKT, encoded by the exons ATGGATTTTAATTCGCAGAGTTGCAGGATTTTCGATTCCGGACTTCGAGAAT GTGTCAGAGGAGGCAATTTTTGTAGGTATTATGTGACGAATGTAATGTCGTCAAAGGAGAGATTGCTGAAATTAGAAGAGGTAGAAAATCAAGTGAAAACTGCAAATGATCAGATTTCCGAGGACGAAATAGAGAAAATTAGGCGCGAATTCAATGGTGCCAAACAGAGGTTTCTCAAAGTTCCTGATGCAGTGAAGCAAATGCCCAAAATGAATCCTGAAG GTATATATGTAAATAAGAACCTGAGACTGGACAATATACAAGTTTATGGATTTGATTACGACTATACTTTGGCGCATTACTCTGGTAATGTGCAGAGTTTGATATACAACCTTGCCAAAGAGCACTTAGTCAATGAG TTCAAGTATCCAGAGAGTTGCTTGGACTTTAAATATGATCATTCATTTCCGATTAGAGGCTTATACTATGACAAGTCGAAGGGGTGTCTAATGAAGTTGgatttttttgggtcaattgaGCCTGATGGATGCTACTATGGCAGGCGCAAG CTGAGCCAACAGGAAATAGAACAAATTTATGGTACCAAATATATTGGCCGTGATCAAGCACAAAGACTCGTCTGCTTGATGGATTTCTTCTGCTTTAGTGAG GCATGCCTTATTGCTGATATTGTGCAACACTTTGTTGACGCAAAACTGGAATTTGATGCTTGTTATGTCTATGAAGATGTAAATCGGGCCATTCAGCATGTTCACCTCAGTGGCTTGGTTCATAGGAGAATCCTTTCTGATCCCCATCGGTACCTTGTCAAGAAT GGTCAGTTATTGTGCTTTCTAAGGATGCTTAGGGAGAAAGGGAAGAAACTTTTCTTGTTGACAAACTCCCCTTATTTCTTCGTTGATGGTGGAATGCGGTTTTTGTTGCAG GAGTCACTGGGTCAACAAGATTCCTGGAGGGAGCTTTTTGATGTCGTGATTGCTAAAGCTAACAAGCCAGAGTTCTATACTTCAGAACATCCATTTCG CTGTTATGATGTTGAAAAGGACACCGTGGCTTTTTCGAAGGTGGATGCTTTTCTTCCTAATAAAATATATTACCATGGATGCCTCAAATCATTCTTGCAAATTACGCAATGGAAAGGTCCAGAG GTTATATACTATGGGGACCATCTATTCAGTGACCTAAGAGGGCCGTCAAAGGCTGGATGGCATACTGCTGCAATTATCCATGAATTGGGG AATGAGATACGGATACAGAATGATGACAACTACCGTTTTGAACAG GCCAAATTTCATATAATACAAGAACTTCTTGGTAAGTTGCACGCTACTGTTGCCAACAATCAGAGAAGTGAAGCATACAGATCACTGCTGGTAGAGCTAAATGAAGAGAGACAGAAGGCACGCTATACAATGAAAAGCATGTTTAATAGTTCGTTTGGTGCGACTTTCCTTAATGACTCTGGTCAAGAATCTTCTTTTGCTTACAACATCCATCAGTATGCAGATGTGTATACCAGTAAACCTGAGAACTTTTTATTCTATCCACCTGACGCGTGGCTTCATGTACCTTATGATATTAAGATCATGCCACACCATGTGAAG GTCGCATCAAGCTTGTTCAAGACTTAA
- the LOC113691794 gene encoding cinnamoyl-CoA reductase-like SNL6 isoform X2: protein MKKIVELEKTEERLTAFTVDVLDYHSVLEALKGCCAMFCCLDIADGYDEKDVDYEVRGAINVVEACAQTDTIEKIVFSSSLTAAIWRENICSQKDVDERTWSDQEFCREKKLWYALAKTLSEKAAWALAMDRMLNMVSVNAGLVLGPGVVQLNPRVTMAYLQGTAQMYENGVLAFVDVNFLADVHIRAFEDKSTTGRYLCFNQIVNTEEEAVKLAESLSPLISLPPRYKFQEGEVEECAERLRNNKLNKLVEGTAACC from the exons ATGAAGAAAATAGTGGAATTGGAAAAGACAGAGGAGAGATTAACTGCTTTTACTGTGGATGTGTTGGATTACCATAGCGTGCTTGAAGCTTTGAAGGGCTGTTGTGCTATGTTTTGTTGTCTAGATATTGCAGATGGTTACGAC GAGAAAGACGTTGATTATGAGGTAAGAGGTGCTATTAATGTGGTGGAGGCATGTGCGCAGACAGACACCATAGAGAAGATTGTGTTTAGTTCATCTTTAACTGCAGCAATATGGAGGGAGAACATATGCTCTCAAAAGGATGTAGATGAAAGGACATGGAGTGATCAAGAGTTTTGCAGGGAAAAGAAG TTGTGGTATGCCTTGGCTAAGACTCTCTCTGAGAAAGCTGCCTGGGCTTTGGCTATGGACCGAATGCTTAACATGGTATCCGTCAATGCGGGACTAGTTCTTGGTCCTGGAGTTGTGCAACTGAATCCTCGTGTGACAATGGCATATCTTCAAG GAACTGCACAAATGTATGAGAATGGAGTCCTAGCTTTTGTGGATGTTAATTTTCTTGCAGATGTTCACATAAGAGCTTTTGAAGATAAATCCACAACTGGCCGATACCTTTGCTTCAATCAAATTGTGAATACTGAGGAGGAAGCTGTCAAACTTGCAGAAAGCTTGAGTCCTTTAATATCCTTACCTCCTAG GTACAAATTTCAGGAGGGTGAAGTTGAAGAATGTGCAGAGAGGCTGCgaaataacaaattaaacaaacTAGTTGAGGGAACTGCTGCTTGCTGCTGA
- the LOC113691930 gene encoding uncharacterized protein gives MASFGRFCLFAWLLWGNLGVRGDDSAIVGVCKKIGMYYDMCYDCLKSNPQEPDFAAKSIICATDAYVILRKSAFDFSLNSTGRFREVAQLCVDQFDITLGYCKAAFKAWRLKRKLATLAFLRSGLDYYFKCVNHVFEPVPIEYVVQLNTAKDFNEVSLEIVSLP, from the coding sequence ATGGCTTCCTTTGGTCGATTTTGCTTGTTCGCCTGGCTTTTGTGGGGAAACTTAGGAGTCCGAGGCGATGACTCGGCGATCGTTGGTGTATGCAAAAAGATTGGCATGTATTATGATATGTGCTATGACTGCCTAAAGAGCAACCCACAAGAACCAGATTTTGCTGCCAAATCCATAATATGCGCCACTGATGCATATGTTATCCTCCGAAAATCAGCTTTCGATTTTTCGTTGAATTCTACTGGCCGCTTTCGGGAGGTGGCCCAATTGTGTGTGGATCAATTTGACATAACTTTGGGTTACTGTAAAGCCGCGTTTAAAGCATGGAGATTGAAGCGAAAACTAGCCACCTTAGCATTTCTTCGCAGCGGTTTGGATTATTACTTCAAGTGCGTTAATCACGTCTTCGAACCCGTTCCAATTGAATATGTCGTACAATTAAATACTGCTAAAGATTTCAATGAGGTGTCACTTGAAATTGTCTCTCTACCATGA
- the LOC113691872 gene encoding uncharacterized protein: MASFGRFCLFAWLLWGNLGVQGDDSAIVGVCKKIGIYYYMCYDCLKSNPQEPDFAAKSIICATDAYVIIRKSAFDFSLNSTGRFREVAKLCVDQFDITLGYCKAAFKAWRLKRKLATLAFLHSGLDYYFKCVDHLSEPIPNEYGIQLDTAKSFNEVSIKVASLP; the protein is encoded by the coding sequence ATGGCTTCCTTTGGTCGATTTTGCTTGTTCGCCTGGCTTTTGTGGGGAAACTTAGGAGTCCAAGGCGATGACTCGGCGATCGTTGGTGTATGCAAAAAGATTGGCATTTATTATTATATGTGCTATGACTGCCTAAAGAGCAACCCACAAGAACCAGACTTTGCTGCCAAATCCATAATCTGCGCTACTGATGCATATGTTATCATCCGAAAATCAGCTTTCGATTTTTCGTTGAATTCTACTGGCCGCTTTCGGGAGGTGGCCAAATTGTGTGTGGATCAATTTGACATAACTTTGGGTTACTGCAAAGCCGCGTTTAAAGCATGGAGATTGAAGCGAAAACTAGCCACCTTAGCATTTCTTCACAGCGGCTTGGATTATTACTTCAAGTGCGTTGATCACCTCTCCGAACCCATTCCAAATGAATATGGCATACAATTAGATACTGCTAAATCTTTCAATGAGGTGTCAATTAAAGTCGCCTCTCTACCATGA
- the LOC113691675 gene encoding uncharacterized protein isoform X3, protein MSSKERLLKLEEVENQVKTANDQISEDEIEKIRREFNGAKQRFLKVPDAVKQMPKMNPEGIYVNKNLRLDNIQVYGFDYDYTLAHYSGNVQSLIYNLAKEHLVNEFKYPESCLDFKYDHSFPIRGLYYDKSKGCLMKLDFFGSIEPDGCYYGRRKLSQQEIEQIYGTKYIGRDQAQRLVCLMDFFCFSEACLIADIVQHFVDAKLEFDACYVYEDVNRAIQHVHLSGLVHRRILSDPHRYLVKNGQLLCFLRMLREKGKKLFLLTNSPYFFVDGGMRFLLQESLGQQDSWRELFDVVIAKANKPEFYTSEHPFRCYDVEKDTVAFSKVDAFLPNKIYYHGCLKSFLQITQWKGPEVIYYGDHLFSDLRGPSKAGWHTAAIIHELGNEIRIQNDDNYRFEQAKFHIIQELLGKLHATVANNQRSEAYRSLLVELNEERQKARYTMKSMFNSSFGATFLNDSGQESSFAYNIHQYADVYTSKPENFLFYPPDAWLHVPYDIKIMPHHVKVASSLFKT, encoded by the exons ATGTCGTCAAAGGAGAGATTGCTGAAATTAGAAGAGGTAGAAAATCAAGTGAAAACTGCAAATGATCAGATTTCCGAGGACGAAATAGAGAAAATTAGGCGCGAATTCAATGGTGCCAAACAGAGGTTTCTCAAAGTTCCTGATGCAGTGAAGCAAATGCCCAAAATGAATCCTGAAG GTATATATGTAAATAAGAACCTGAGACTGGACAATATACAAGTTTATGGATTTGATTACGACTATACTTTGGCGCATTACTCTGGTAATGTGCAGAGTTTGATATACAACCTTGCCAAAGAGCACTTAGTCAATGAG TTCAAGTATCCAGAGAGTTGCTTGGACTTTAAATATGATCATTCATTTCCGATTAGAGGCTTATACTATGACAAGTCGAAGGGGTGTCTAATGAAGTTGgatttttttgggtcaattgaGCCTGATGGATGCTACTATGGCAGGCGCAAG CTGAGCCAACAGGAAATAGAACAAATTTATGGTACCAAATATATTGGCCGTGATCAAGCACAAAGACTCGTCTGCTTGATGGATTTCTTCTGCTTTAGTGAG GCATGCCTTATTGCTGATATTGTGCAACACTTTGTTGACGCAAAACTGGAATTTGATGCTTGTTATGTCTATGAAGATGTAAATCGGGCCATTCAGCATGTTCACCTCAGTGGCTTGGTTCATAGGAGAATCCTTTCTGATCCCCATCGGTACCTTGTCAAGAAT GGTCAGTTATTGTGCTTTCTAAGGATGCTTAGGGAGAAAGGGAAGAAACTTTTCTTGTTGACAAACTCCCCTTATTTCTTCGTTGATGGTGGAATGCGGTTTTTGTTGCAG GAGTCACTGGGTCAACAAGATTCCTGGAGGGAGCTTTTTGATGTCGTGATTGCTAAAGCTAACAAGCCAGAGTTCTATACTTCAGAACATCCATTTCG CTGTTATGATGTTGAAAAGGACACCGTGGCTTTTTCGAAGGTGGATGCTTTTCTTCCTAATAAAATATATTACCATGGATGCCTCAAATCATTCTTGCAAATTACGCAATGGAAAGGTCCAGAG GTTATATACTATGGGGACCATCTATTCAGTGACCTAAGAGGGCCGTCAAAGGCTGGATGGCATACTGCTGCAATTATCCATGAATTGGGG AATGAGATACGGATACAGAATGATGACAACTACCGTTTTGAACAG GCCAAATTTCATATAATACAAGAACTTCTTGGTAAGTTGCACGCTACTGTTGCCAACAATCAGAGAAGTGAAGCATACAGATCACTGCTGGTAGAGCTAAATGAAGAGAGACAGAAGGCACGCTATACAATGAAAAGCATGTTTAATAGTTCGTTTGGTGCGACTTTCCTTAATGACTCTGGTCAAGAATCTTCTTTTGCTTACAACATCCATCAGTATGCAGATGTGTATACCAGTAAACCTGAGAACTTTTTATTCTATCCACCTGACGCGTGGCTTCATGTACCTTATGATATTAAGATCATGCCACACCATGTGAAG GTCGCATCAAGCTTGTTCAAGACTTAA